In the Candidatus Neomarinimicrobiota bacterium genome, one interval contains:
- a CDS encoding DEAD/DEAH box helicase, translating into MMPDPEIIRKLGLSDFIALDIETTGLNASEDQIIEIGATKFHDCEPGESFESFVRPSIKIPTFITKLTGISDHDVADAPDYHEVISDFIEFCGDMPLVAHNSPFDMKFLRTWAAKADAESSGRSEKPQAYFKNDVYDTALLSRIFYWWVNNHKLVTLAEYFGFDESDAHRASSDAERAGYLFLKIVERMLETSYKTISTLHSLFEGTNNSSKKLLYALSGLLNDGEISEGLEQLPNDVKSMRSNVIGKTTTVQLDAAPKLEYINPKEVKAIFQVNGEISLNLKEYEERPQQEDMAFTIAEAFNAGQMLAIEAGTGVGKTLAYLVPSIMWAWNNRPAGQRVVISTRTKNLQDQLFNKDIPFLHKSLPIPFKAVLLKGRNNYLCLTKYYQAIMDPGNWLTEEERIGIAPIVTWINHTKTGDIEENHGFNRNRSYSLWNKISAESGKCGKMKCKQYNGCFLGNVRDAAATADIIVVNHSLLLSDAASNNQVLNDYQNLVIDEAHNLEKDAWQFLGEELSVWKIKRILSGIHENDSVGGGVIDRLLRIVQSVKSLDKMDTILRIIEKVIDQTDKTESAATELFSNLNKLPEWVPKIRTRYVAKIRYKNEDQFFELVSENVDQFIQSAAILGSLIKQLLEIIMDIPMGSSNNGDEAYTDIQNEYEKLVNFIELSERLFEASDQDYVYWVELPTKTDSLDVRLFAVPLNMADTLNEHLYSRLRCAVFTSATLAVAGSFNYFLERTGVGLTDPEKLINKEVGSPFNYSEQAQIGITAYMPPPNSDEFIEQAAKLISAINSTHRKGTLVLFTSYGMMNRFYDSLEPDYRKLGLSLLGQGKDGSRFVLQEKMKKEMGSTLLGTDSFWEGIDVQGDALELLVITKLPFLVPTEPIVLAIEEKLKSEGKNAFTSYSIPEAIIKFRQGFGRLIRSKSDRGTILILDNRLTNKMYGKTFLKSLPSEAQVLQSSDAVLEWIAGFNN; encoded by the coding sequence TTGATGCCTGATCCTGAGATAATTCGTAAACTTGGATTATCCGATTTTATAGCGCTCGACATCGAAACTACCGGGCTGAATGCCTCAGAAGATCAGATAATCGAGATCGGAGCGACAAAATTTCACGACTGCGAGCCCGGTGAAAGTTTTGAATCATTTGTTCGTCCTTCGATAAAAATTCCTACGTTTATTACAAAACTGACCGGCATATCAGACCATGACGTTGCCGACGCACCCGACTATCATGAAGTGATATCAGATTTTATCGAATTCTGCGGAGATATGCCCTTAGTAGCTCATAACTCTCCTTTCGACATGAAATTTCTTAGAACCTGGGCTGCTAAGGCTGATGCAGAATCATCCGGGAGGTCTGAAAAACCGCAAGCATACTTTAAAAACGACGTTTACGATACCGCACTGCTCTCGAGGATATTTTACTGGTGGGTGAATAATCACAAATTGGTGACGTTAGCCGAATATTTCGGGTTTGACGAATCTGACGCCCACAGAGCCAGTTCCGACGCCGAAAGGGCTGGATATTTATTCCTGAAAATAGTAGAAAGAATGCTTGAGACGAGTTATAAGACTATAAGTACTCTCCACAGTTTATTCGAAGGAACAAATAATTCATCGAAGAAATTATTATATGCGCTGTCGGGCTTATTAAATGACGGAGAGATCAGTGAAGGATTGGAACAGCTTCCAAATGACGTAAAGAGCATGAGAAGCAACGTAATAGGAAAAACAACGACTGTACAGCTGGATGCCGCGCCTAAATTAGAGTATATAAACCCGAAAGAAGTTAAAGCGATATTTCAGGTTAACGGGGAAATATCCCTTAATTTGAAGGAATATGAAGAGAGACCTCAACAAGAGGATATGGCGTTTACGATAGCCGAAGCCTTTAACGCAGGACAGATGCTTGCCATTGAAGCCGGCACCGGAGTCGGAAAAACGCTGGCTTATTTGGTGCCTTCAATAATGTGGGCGTGGAACAATCGGCCTGCCGGACAAAGGGTAGTAATATCAACGCGAACTAAGAATCTTCAAGATCAATTATTCAATAAGGACATACCATTTTTGCACAAATCACTTCCAATTCCTTTCAAAGCTGTGCTGCTAAAGGGACGAAATAACTATCTTTGTCTGACCAAATATTATCAGGCAATCATGGATCCCGGCAATTGGCTTACAGAGGAGGAAAGAATTGGAATAGCGCCGATAGTTACCTGGATCAACCATACCAAGACAGGCGATATAGAAGAAAATCATGGCTTTAATCGTAATCGTTCTTATTCATTGTGGAATAAAATCTCCGCCGAGTCAGGGAAGTGCGGCAAGATGAAGTGCAAGCAGTATAACGGATGTTTTCTTGGAAATGTCAGGGATGCTGCGGCAACAGCGGATATCATTGTCGTAAATCACTCACTCCTACTTTCTGATGCTGCATCAAACAATCAGGTTCTGAACGACTATCAAAACCTCGTTATCGATGAGGCGCACAACTTAGAAAAGGATGCGTGGCAGTTTCTCGGGGAGGAATTATCAGTATGGAAAATAAAAAGGATTCTTTCCGGTATTCACGAAAATGACTCCGTTGGCGGGGGAGTGATAGACAGGCTATTGCGTATTGTCCAAAGCGTGAAAAGCTTGGACAAAATGGATACAATACTTCGGATTATCGAGAAAGTGATCGATCAGACAGATAAAACGGAATCGGCAGCGACCGAATTGTTTTCGAATCTGAATAAATTGCCGGAATGGGTCCCCAAAATCAGAACCAGGTATGTAGCAAAAATCCGCTATAAAAATGAGGATCAATTTTTCGAATTGGTATCGGAGAATGTTGATCAGTTTATTCAATCCGCAGCGATACTGGGAAGCCTTATTAAACAATTACTTGAGATAATAATGGATATCCCCATGGGGAGCAGTAATAACGGTGATGAAGCCTATACGGATATACAGAATGAATATGAAAAACTTGTCAATTTCATAGAGCTATCAGAACGCCTGTTTGAAGCATCCGATCAAGATTATGTATACTGGGTTGAACTTCCGACCAAGACAGACAGCCTGGACGTCAGACTGTTTGCCGTTCCGTTAAACATGGCTGATACGTTGAATGAGCATCTTTACTCGCGATTAAGGTGTGCCGTATTCACATCAGCAACCCTTGCGGTAGCGGGCAGCTTCAATTATTTTCTCGAGAGGACGGGAGTGGGATTGACCGATCCCGAAAAGTTAATAAATAAAGAAGTCGGTTCGCCATTTAATTATTCAGAACAAGCTCAAATTGGAATAACAGCGTATATGCCGCCGCCAAACAGTGATGAATTTATCGAGCAAGCTGCGAAGCTAATCAGCGCTATCAATTCCACACATAGAAAAGGCACGTTGGTTCTTTTCACGTCTTACGGCATGATGAACAGATTTTATGATTCGCTTGAGCCTGATTATAGAAAATTGGGTCTGTCATTGCTCGGGCAGGGAAAAGACGGCTCCCGATTTGTGCTGCAGGAAAAAATGAAAAAGGAAATGGGAAGTACACTTTTGGGCACTGATTCATTCTGGGAGGGAATCGACGTTCAGGGTGATGCACTTGAACTGCTCGTCATAACCAAATTACCTTTTCTTGTTCCCACCGAACCGATAGTTCTCGCAATAGAGGAAAAGCTGAAATCCGAGGGGAAGAACGCTTTTACGAGTTACTCTATCCCGGAGGCGATAATTAAATTCCGGCAGGGTTTCGGGAGGTTGATAAGGTCAAAGTCAGACCGGGGAACCATACTCATACTCGATAACAGATTAACGAACAAAATGTACGGCAAGACGTTTTTGAAATCACTGCCTTCCGAAGCACAAGTGTTACAATCATCGGATGCTGTTTTAGAATGGATAGCCGGATTTAATAATTAA